AACTTGGGTATAGACTTGCCTTTGTGCATTAAGCCTACAACTCAAAATtcaacaaatcaaaacaaagaagacACTGGATCcatgaatgggaaagaaaaattggaaaagaaatccCCATCAcctgtgaaaaaaaatcagtggaactGAAGAAAGTGGCCTGTCCTGGTTGAACGTGTTGGGGGTGTGACCATCTGTTCACACAGAGATGTTTACATTTCCCATGTGAGGAAGGAGCACGggaagcaaatgaagaaacaccCCTGCTGCCAGTGTGACAAACCTTTCAGCTCATCCCACAGCCTCTACCATCACAACTGGATAAAACACAAAGGCATCAGGAAGGTTTACACCTGCTCGCACTGCCCAGAGCCCAGGCGTGCCTTCATGAAATTGCTGGTGCTGGAGAAACACATCTGACCCATGCACGGTATTAAAGATCCTGACCTGAAAGAAATGACAGAAGCCACCaatgaggaggaaatggaaataaaagaagatgCCAAGATTCCCAGCCCCAAGCGGAAGTTGGAAGAACCCGTTCTAGAATTCAGACCTCCCAGAGTAGCCATCACCCAACCCCTGAAGGagcttattaatattttcaaggttcgcAAGTGTGCATGTGGGGCTTCACCATGGAAAACCTGCTGTGGTTCCACAAGCACATCCTGCAGCACAAGTCGGATGGATCCTTGCACCAGTCCCTGGAGTGTCTGCTACACATCGCATGTCTCCCTCTGCCGGCACTTTGTCATCCACAAACACAAGGAGCCACAGCCCGTGGTAAAGCAGAATGGGGTTGAAGAAGCAGGAGAACAAGCCCAGCCCTGAGGATGAGCCAGCCGACCACCTAGTGTTGGACTGAACGTGTGAAGTGTGAGCCAAGGCCTCTGAGATGGAAGCTGCCTTAAATGCACACATGCAGACCCATGGCATGGCCTTCATCACAACCAAAAGAGTGAGATCTGCCAAGAAATAGCCCCACACCTCCACCAGGAGAACCCCTGTCCACAttggaagaaaaaagacatttttgttaGAAAAAGTTTGCAGTATAGTAAACAGTACAGTCTAGGCTGCTGCCATATGTcctctctccacatcctcctccACCTCATCTGTATATCCTTGATAAGTATTAAAACAATATTTGAGTTGAAAAGagtttgcatatatttaaatgaataacttTTTATACTGTTTGTTACATGTTTGTATCAATATTTAGTAGAAAATGTTTTGAAGTGgggttttttaagttttttttttttattttttggtttatttttgtttttgttttctaatttgggttaggatttttctttattgcaCTGTTCCTTTAAAACAGAGTTCTTAGTAAACAGGCAGTTCCCAAACTCCAATAAACCATTTTGTATGTCACAAATTTGAATGGGTTAACTAATCACAGGCTACAATAATAccttttttagtgtttttaatttttagaattcacTACATAAATTGTAGGTGACTGTAGGTCTCCAAAACACTAGGGACTTTTAAATGCCTTGGCACTATCCTCAACGTGCCTGCCCCACCCGCACATGCCCATCCTACACTCGCACTCCGGTGGCATGTGGCATCCTCTCCAGGCCAGGCGCAGTGGTGTTGGGAGCAGCCTTGCAGATGGCTTTGGTCCCAGCGGGGGATGAAAACTTGGGCCAGAAATCCAGTAAGGAACACAGATTTCCTTATTTCCATCTCAGAACGGGTAAGAAGGGTATCCTAATGGGAAAAAACGGGGAGAGGGGAATGGTGGTTTTTCTGGGCAGATTTGCAAGGCTGGCTTATAAAAGAGAACAAGCAGATAAAGTGATGAAAGGGCTGCAATACTGTAAATGTTATAGTATGTAGTTAGATCAGTAGTTTTATATAGTCACTTTTTTGTCGTGTAATTTATTAACTATTAGAAAGTCACAACTGAAAATATCAAGTATTTCTCTGGCTCTtgacagcaagaaaaaaatcgCAGTTAACCTTTTGCTGTCTAGAGAGTTGGCATTTCCTGCTCTGGGTGCTACTGCCAAACGTTCGGGTACTGCACAACTCCAACCACCGACTAATCAGTTCAGCAGCCGGCGTGTCACAATTGGCTGTTCAATTCAGCACTGAGCCACCTGGGGTTTATTTCAGACATTTCAGTAAGTATATTTAATATCAGTAGTTCTGTTTTCTTAGTGCAGATGAGGTACTCCTCTGTCCCTTCAAAACGTTTATAGTTCTCTGGGAGTTATATTTTTTGGTCTTATTGTTCTAtgatttcttttgcattttgtatCTTGTATTTCTCCCTAAACAtgttctgtacatttttttaaagaaaagaaatattttatgtatatatagatatccTTGCATGATATACTGTAGTCAACGTTCAGCTCCTCAAAAGGTCTTGCTGTTATCTGGTGTCATGCACTAACCACACCCATCATAACTGTATTAAACATAtttcacattaaataaatgtgggacattaaaaaaaaaaaaaaaaaggtccatagacaataagtgctggagagggtgtggagaaaaggaaaaactcctaaactgctggtaggaatgtagtttggtgcagccattgtggaaaaccatatggaaattcctcaaaagattaagaATAGAcctgccatatgacccagcaacaccgctcctgggcataaaagcagagggaaccctaattcaaaagaacacctgcacctcagtgttcacagcagcactgtttacaatagccaagacatcgaGACAGCCTAAATgaccatcgacagatgactggataaagaagttgtagtatatttatacaattgaatactactcagccataaaaagaataaaataatcccatttgcagcaacatggatggacctggagattgtcattctaagtgaagtaaaccagaaagaggagaaatatcatatga
This genomic interval from Camelus ferus isolate YT-003-E chromosome 11, BCGSAC_Cfer_1.0, whole genome shotgun sequence contains the following:
- the LOC102516246 gene encoding zinc finger protein 532-like — translated: MHGIKDPDLKEMTEATNEEEMEIKEDAKIPSPKRKLEEPVLEFRPPRVAITQPLKELINIFKVRKCACGASPWKTCCGSTSTSCSTSRMDPCTSPWSVCYTSHVSLCRHFVIHKHKEPQPVVKQNGVEEAGEQAQP